A single window of Camarhynchus parvulus chromosome 9, STF_HiC, whole genome shotgun sequence DNA harbors:
- the RAP2B gene encoding ras-related protein Rap-2b yields MREYKVVVLGSGGVGKSALTVQFVTGSFIEKYDPTIEDFYRKEIEVDSSPSVLEILDTAGTEQFASMRDLYIKNGQGFILVYSLVNQQSFQDIKPMRDQIIRVKRYERVPMILVGNKVDLEGEREVSFGEGKALAEEWSCPFMETSAKNKASVDELFAEIVRQMNYAAQPNGDEPCCASCAIL; encoded by the coding sequence ATGCGGGAGTACaaggtggtggtgctgggctcGGGCGGCGTGGGCAAGTCCGCCCTTACCGTGCAGTTCGTGACCGGCTCCTTCATCGAGAAGTATGACCCCACCATCGAGGACTTCTACCGCAAGGAGATCGAGGTGGACTCGTCGCCGTCCGTGCTGGAGATCCTGGACACGGCGGGCACCGAGCAGTTCGCCTCCATGCGGGACCTCTACATCAAGAACGGGCAGGGCTTCATCCTGGTGTACAGCCTGGTGAACCAGCAGAGCTTCCAGGACATCAAGCCCATGCGGGACCAGATCATCCGCGTCAAGAGGTACGAGCGGGTGCCCATGATCCTGGTGGGCAACAAGGTGGACCTGGAGGGCGAGCGCGAGGTCTCCTTCGGGGAGGGCAAGGCGCTGGCCGAGGAGTGGAGCTGCCCCTTCATGGAGACCTCGGCCAAAAACAAAGCGTCTGTGGACGAGCTGTTCGCCGAGATCGTCAGGCAGATGAACTACGCGGCGCAGCCCAACGGGGACGAGCCGTGCTGCGCCTCCTGCGCCATCCTCtga